In one Zobellia galactanivorans genomic region, the following are encoded:
- a CDS encoding FtsL-like putative cell division protein, translating into MKKGLLNILKGRFLVSGDAPKNWLFIIFTSFLATVMIGSSHSADKKVHQIAALNEEVKELRNEFVDVRSDVQQLKLESTVMQIVAEKGLYPSEVPPKQIKVKSNNKKEE; encoded by the coding sequence ATGAAAAAAGGATTGTTGAACATATTAAAAGGTAGGTTTTTGGTGAGCGGCGACGCCCCCAAAAATTGGCTGTTTATCATTTTCACCTCTTTTCTGGCCACCGTTATGATCGGTAGTTCGCATAGTGCCGATAAAAAGGTGCATCAGATAGCGGCATTGAACGAAGAGGTAAAAGAGCTTCGGAACGAATTTGTAGATGTGCGCTCAGACGTGCAACAGTTAAAGTTGGAATCTACGGTAATGCAGATCGTGGCGGAAAAAGGCTTGTACCCGTCAGAGGTGCCGCCAAAACAAATAAAGGTTAAATCAAACAATAAGAAGGAAGAATAG
- the rsmH gene encoding 16S rRNA (cytosine(1402)-N(4))-methyltransferase RsmH, producing the protein MYHNPVLLQESVDGLNIKENGVYVDVTFGGGGHSRKILEYLGSEGKLFAFDQDEDALANAIDDPRFTLINENFRFIRQFLKFYGIRKVDGILADFGVSSHQFDKAERGFSTRFEADLDMRMSKRNLLSAYEVVNNYDYDDLRRVLFQYGDLRNANAMAKTILAKREEAPIKTTEMLKEALQKFLPKAKEHKILAQIYQAVRIEVNQEIAVIEEFLLQTPELLDEGGRLSVISYHSLEDRLVKRFIREGQFQGEAPKDFYGNVDVPFKKVGSLIVPSKEEIARNNRARSAKLRIAERIIK; encoded by the coding sequence ATGTATCATAATCCTGTATTGTTGCAAGAGTCCGTTGACGGACTCAATATAAAAGAGAACGGTGTGTATGTCGATGTCACCTTTGGTGGCGGTGGGCACTCGAGAAAGATATTGGAGTACTTGGGAAGCGAAGGAAAGTTGTTCGCTTTCGATCAAGACGAAGATGCGCTTGCAAATGCCATTGACGATCCGCGTTTTACGCTGATCAATGAGAATTTCAGGTTCATCCGGCAGTTTTTGAAGTTCTACGGTATTCGAAAAGTGGATGGGATTTTGGCCGATTTTGGTGTTTCCTCACATCAGTTCGATAAAGCTGAACGTGGGTTCTCTACCCGGTTCGAGGCCGATCTTGATATGCGGATGAGCAAAAGGAACCTCTTGTCGGCTTATGAAGTGGTCAATAACTATGATTACGACGATTTAAGAAGGGTTCTTTTTCAGTATGGGGATTTAAGAAATGCCAATGCAATGGCCAAGACCATTTTGGCAAAACGGGAAGAAGCGCCGATCAAGACTACCGAAATGTTGAAAGAGGCGCTGCAGAAGTTCTTGCCGAAAGCCAAAGAGCATAAGATATTGGCCCAGATATATCAGGCCGTTCGCATTGAAGTGAACCAAGAGATCGCGGTAATCGAGGAGTTTTTGTTGCAGACTCCGGAGTTGTTGGATGAAGGAGGAAGGCTAAGTGTAATAAGTTATCATTCCTTGGAAGATCGTTTGGTAAAGCGATTTATACGGGAAGGACAATTTCAAGGTGAGGCGCCGAAGGATTTTTACGGAAATGTTGATGTTCCGTTCAAAAAAGTGGGGTCGCTTATAGTTCCTTCCAAAGAGGAAATAGCAAGGAACAATCGTGCCCGCAGTGCCAAATTGAGAATTGCGGAGCGCATAATTAAATAA
- the mraZ gene encoding division/cell wall cluster transcriptional repressor MraZ — protein MINFIGTYDCKADAKGRVMIPVALKNQMSPILNQGFVIKRSVFQPCLELYPMEEWNLLMQKMNKKNRFKKKNNDFIRRFSAGVKVIEIDGTGRMLIPKNLVEFANISKEVVLSSAINIIEIWDKDSYEKVLEETAEDFADLAEEVMGDDGDDESYVS, from the coding sequence GTGATCAATTTCATTGGGACATACGATTGTAAGGCCGATGCCAAAGGTAGGGTAATGATTCCGGTTGCCCTAAAAAATCAGATGTCACCGATTTTGAATCAAGGCTTTGTGATCAAAAGATCTGTTTTTCAACCTTGTCTGGAATTGTATCCTATGGAGGAGTGGAATCTTCTGATGCAGAAGATGAACAAGAAAAACCGCTTCAAGAAGAAAAACAATGATTTTATCCGTCGTTTTTCGGCCGGAGTGAAAGTCATTGAGATCGATGGTACGGGACGAATGTTGATACCGAAAAACCTGGTGGAGTTTGCGAACATCTCCAAAGAGGTGGTTTTGAGTTCGGCCATTAACATTATAGAGATCTGGGACAAGGATAGCTATGAGAAAGTATTGGAAGAAACCGCTGAGGATTTCGCCGATTTGGCGGAAGAGGTAATGGGTGATGACGGAGATGACGAAAGCTATGTATCATAA
- a CDS encoding alpha/beta fold hydrolase: protein MEKNLIKEGKFRYIEIGEGTPLIILHGLMGGLSNFQGVTDYFPKKGYKVLIPELPIYDMPMLKTNVKQFAKFLAKFIEFKQLDNVILLGNSLGGHIGLLHTKLYPKMVKALIITGSSGLYESAMGDGYPRRGDYEFIKKKAQDVFYDPEIATKEIVDEVFATVNDRKKIIKTLAIAKSAIRHNMADDLPKMNTPICIIWGENDSVTPPDVAKLFHELLPDSDLYWIEKCGHAPMMEHPDKFNEILDSWLTKRNF, encoded by the coding sequence ATGGAAAAAAATTTAATTAAGGAAGGAAAGTTCCGGTATATAGAGATAGGCGAAGGAACGCCGCTCATTATTTTACACGGTCTCATGGGAGGGCTAAGCAACTTTCAAGGTGTCACCGACTACTTTCCGAAAAAGGGGTATAAGGTGCTCATACCCGAGCTACCGATTTACGATATGCCAATGCTTAAGACCAACGTAAAGCAATTTGCCAAGTTCTTGGCCAAATTCATTGAGTTCAAGCAGCTTGACAACGTTATACTACTGGGCAATTCCCTTGGAGGGCATATTGGCCTCCTACACACGAAACTCTATCCGAAAATGGTAAAGGCCCTCATTATAACCGGAAGCTCCGGATTGTACGAGAGCGCCATGGGCGATGGGTATCCAAGACGAGGCGATTACGAGTTCATAAAGAAGAAGGCCCAAGATGTATTTTACGATCCCGAGATCGCCACCAAAGAAATCGTAGACGAAGTATTTGCCACGGTCAACGACCGTAAAAAGATCATAAAGACCTTGGCAATCGCCAAAAGTGCCATTAGGCACAATATGGCCGACGACCTTCCTAAAATGAACACCCCTATATGTATTATCTGGGGAGAGAACGACAGTGTAACACCACCCGACGTAGCCAAACTCTTTCACGAGCTGCTACCCGACTCGGATCTTTACTGGATCGAAAAGTGTGGCCATGCCCCTATGATGGAGCATCCTGACAAGTTCAACGAGATTCTTGACAGCTGGCTGACCAAACGCAATTTCTAA
- the yihA gene encoding ribosome biogenesis GTP-binding protein YihA/YsxC, translating to MNIKSANFVISNTDVAKCPNEPLPEYAFIGRSNVGKSSLINSLTERKSLAKTSGRPGKTQLINHFKINGNWFLVDLPGYGYARVSKKSKNTFQKYITDYFIKREQLVCAFVLVDIRHEPQKIDMEFMEWLGENNIPFCIIFTKADKLKPKAIEENVNKYISELLNGVWEEAPSYFITSSSKGYGRDDVLNFIDNINADFFKATKA from the coding sequence GTGAACATTAAATCGGCAAATTTCGTAATCAGCAATACCGATGTGGCCAAGTGCCCCAACGAACCCTTGCCCGAGTACGCCTTTATCGGAAGATCAAACGTAGGCAAATCATCTTTGATCAACAGCCTAACCGAGCGAAAAAGCCTGGCCAAGACATCGGGCCGACCGGGCAAGACCCAATTGATCAACCACTTTAAGATCAACGGTAATTGGTTCTTGGTCGATTTACCCGGATATGGTTACGCCCGAGTGTCGAAAAAGAGCAAGAACACTTTTCAAAAATACATTACCGACTATTTTATCAAGCGCGAACAACTGGTCTGCGCCTTTGTTCTAGTCGATATTCGCCACGAACCGCAAAAAATAGACATGGAATTCATGGAGTGGCTGGGCGAGAACAACATTCCGTTCTGCATTATCTTTACCAAAGCCGATAAACTCAAGCCCAAGGCCATAGAAGAAAACGTAAACAAGTATATCTCGGAATTATTGAACGGGGTATGGGAAGAAGCCCCCTCCTATTTTATCACTTCCTCATCAAAGGGCTATGGCCGTGACGACGTACTCAATTTTATAGACAACATCAATGCCGACTTTTTTAAGGCTACAAAAGCTTAG
- a CDS encoding subclass B1 metallo-beta-lactamase ZOG-1, with amino-acid sequence MTYKSTVLLLFLITAFFSCKSQQPTLTYSSEDLKIIPLSKNSFVHISYLSTGDFGKVACNGLIYINQGQAVVFDTPTDNETSEELIHWITETKKQQIKAVVINHFHDDCLGGIEAFHELSIPSYASNTTIELAKKEGNPVPQIGFDTTNELTIGKQKIINRHFGEAHTKDNIVSYIPSEHLLFGGCALKSLNAAKGYLGDANTNEWGNTIKKIKAAYPDLKTAIPGHGEYGGSELLDYTISLFSTKQ; translated from the coding sequence ATGACCTATAAATCAACCGTATTACTTTTGTTCTTGATTACGGCTTTCTTTTCCTGTAAGTCACAACAACCGACCTTAACTTACAGTAGCGAGGACTTAAAAATCATCCCGCTCTCCAAAAACAGCTTCGTCCATATCTCTTACCTATCGACCGGAGACTTTGGAAAAGTGGCCTGTAACGGACTTATCTACATAAACCAAGGCCAGGCCGTTGTTTTCGATACGCCCACCGACAACGAAACTTCCGAAGAGCTCATCCATTGGATAACCGAAACTAAAAAACAACAGATCAAGGCCGTGGTCATCAACCACTTTCACGACGACTGCCTTGGCGGGATCGAGGCCTTTCACGAACTAAGCATTCCCTCTTACGCTAGCAATACGACCATAGAACTTGCTAAAAAAGAAGGAAACCCGGTTCCACAAATTGGTTTTGACACCACCAACGAACTGACCATTGGGAAGCAAAAAATAATCAACCGTCATTTTGGCGAGGCCCATACCAAAGACAACATTGTAAGTTACATCCCTAGCGAGCACCTCCTTTTTGGCGGATGCGCCCTTAAATCGCTCAATGCCGCCAAAGGATACCTAGGCGATGCGAACACCAACGAATGGGGCAACACCATCAAAAAGATAAAAGCAGCCTATCCCGACCTTAAAACGGCCATTCCCGGACACGGGGAATACGGAGGCTCAGAATTACTGGATTATACCATTTCCCTTTTTAGCACGAAACAATAA
- a CDS encoding pirin family protein has protein sequence MHTTIHKADTRGHANHGWLNSYHTFSFANYHDLERMNFGVLRVLNDDQVAAGMGFNTHTHKNMEIISIPLEGDLEHKDDMGNTTIIRQGDIQAMSAGTGIQHSEKNKSRDQQVKFLQIWVLPNKVNVSPRYDQISLKPDSLKNNLQQIVSPHADDDGIWIHQNAWFHLGDFDKGQKTTYQLKDPANGVYIFLLEGKCTANGIALDKRDGLGIEEAERIDLSYLENSKILLMEVPMAN, from the coding sequence ATGCACACTACAATACACAAAGCAGACACCAGAGGTCACGCCAACCATGGCTGGCTAAACAGCTACCACACCTTTAGCTTCGCCAACTACCATGACCTCGAGCGCATGAATTTTGGTGTATTAAGGGTGCTAAACGACGACCAAGTAGCCGCCGGAATGGGTTTTAACACCCACACCCACAAGAATATGGAAATCATCTCCATTCCCCTAGAGGGCGACCTGGAACACAAAGACGATATGGGCAACACCACAATCATACGTCAAGGCGACATACAGGCCATGAGTGCCGGAACGGGAATACAACATAGCGAAAAGAACAAAAGTCGGGATCAGCAGGTAAAATTCCTGCAAATATGGGTACTCCCCAACAAGGTCAACGTGAGTCCACGTTACGACCAAATCAGCCTCAAGCCCGATAGCCTTAAGAACAATCTACAACAGATAGTTTCGCCCCATGCCGATGACGACGGCATTTGGATCCATCAAAACGCATGGTTTCACCTAGGCGATTTTGACAAAGGCCAAAAGACCACTTACCAACTTAAAGACCCTGCAAACGGCGTCTATATTTTTCTTTTGGAAGGAAAATGTACGGCCAACGGTATTGCCCTGGACAAAAGGGACGGATTGGGAATAGAGGAAGCCGAGCGTATAGACCTCTCCTATCTTGAAAATTCAAAAATCCTTTTAATGGAAGTCCCTATGGCCAATTAG
- the gldC gene encoding gliding motility protein GldC — translation MAKLHTSEITLKVGLDENRVPEELTWSAQDGGIDNEEAKAMLLSVWDSKSKESLKIDLWTKDMPVDEMKIFFHQTLVSLSDTFMKATQDEKMTATMKDFCDYFAEKLDLK, via the coding sequence ATGGCAAAGTTGCACACTTCAGAAATAACGTTGAAAGTTGGTTTAGACGAAAACCGCGTACCCGAAGAACTTACATGGTCGGCTCAAGACGGGGGAATAGACAACGAAGAGGCTAAGGCCATGCTTTTGTCGGTTTGGGACAGTAAGTCGAAAGAATCACTCAAGATAGACTTGTGGACAAAAGATATGCCCGTTGATGAAATGAAAATATTCTTCCATCAGACTTTGGTTTCTTTGTCCGATACCTTTATGAAAGCCACCCAAGACGAGAAAATGACCGCAACGATGAAAGATTTTTGCGATTATTTTGCGGAAAAATTGGATTTAAAATAA
- the gldB gene encoding gliding motility lipoprotein GldB, whose protein sequence is MGCKESVKLSEDVKKIKLDVQIDRFDKEFAAARPEDLPVLKKKYPYLFPKQYSDSIWIAKMQDTVQVELLDEVEKAFSDFSEEEQSLELLFKHIKYYFPQFDAPKVVTVTSDVDYSNRVILTDTLLLIGLDNYLGADHRFYVDIQKYIRADLDKRYLTVDVASAFAKKVVPAPNDRSFLAQMIYYGKELYLKDRLLPLVSEAQRINYSEEQLAWAIANEEPIWRNFIEREYLYSTDNKLGPRFLDLAPFSKFGLELDNESPGRIGRFIGWQIVRAFMDRNELSLQQMLNLPAEEIFKKSNYKPKK, encoded by the coding sequence ATCGGGTGTAAAGAAAGTGTAAAGCTGTCTGAAGATGTCAAGAAGATAAAATTAGATGTGCAAATCGATAGGTTCGATAAGGAATTTGCGGCGGCCCGACCCGAAGATTTGCCGGTATTGAAGAAAAAATACCCCTATCTGTTCCCGAAACAGTATTCAGATAGTATTTGGATAGCTAAAATGCAGGATACGGTTCAGGTGGAACTTTTAGACGAGGTGGAAAAGGCCTTTTCCGATTTTTCGGAAGAAGAGCAGTCGCTCGAGCTTTTGTTCAAGCATATAAAATATTATTTCCCGCAATTCGATGCGCCAAAGGTCGTAACGGTGACTTCCGATGTCGATTATAGCAACCGTGTTATTTTGACCGATACGCTATTGCTTATAGGTCTCGATAACTACTTGGGTGCCGACCATAGGTTTTACGTCGATATTCAAAAGTACATCAGGGCAGATCTTGACAAACGCTATTTGACGGTTGATGTGGCCAGTGCCTTTGCGAAAAAAGTGGTGCCCGCCCCAAACGACAGAAGCTTTTTGGCGCAAATGATCTACTACGGCAAAGAACTCTACCTTAAGGATAGATTGTTGCCCTTGGTTTCGGAAGCCCAGCGGATCAATTATTCCGAAGAGCAATTGGCCTGGGCCATAGCCAATGAAGAGCCTATATGGCGGAATTTTATTGAAAGGGAATATTTATATAGTACCGATAATAAGTTAGGGCCTCGCTTTCTTGATCTGGCTCCTTTTTCGAAGTTCGGACTGGAACTCGATAATGAGTCGCCAGGACGTATAGGCCGGTTTATAGGTTGGCAGATCGTAAGGGCGTTTATGGATAGGAACGAGTTAAGCTTGCAGCAAATGCTCAATTTGCCGGCAGAGGAAATATTTAAAAAATCAAATTACAAACCGAAGAAATAA
- the nadE gene encoding NAD(+) synthase yields MQTEKVIDYIVDWLKEYAVNAKMKGFVIGISGGIDSAVTSTLCAKTGLELLCLEMPIHQAENQVTRASRHIEWLQHNFKNVKRHAVNLTPVFDSLVAALPPVENEEERFMSLANTRARLRMSSLYYFAALDGYLVAGTGNKVEDFGVGFYTKYGDGGVDLSPIADLLKTQVYEIARVLGINDDIQKAAPTDGLWGDDRTDEDQIGASYPELEWAMKMQEEGKTADDFTGRDKEVFLIYTKFNSANRHKMIPIPVCEIPHSLL; encoded by the coding sequence ATGCAGACAGAAAAGGTAATAGATTATATTGTTGACTGGTTAAAAGAATATGCCGTAAACGCGAAAATGAAAGGATTTGTCATCGGCATATCAGGAGGAATCGACTCTGCGGTAACTTCTACCCTCTGTGCCAAGACAGGTCTTGAGCTCTTATGTCTTGAAATGCCGATACATCAAGCCGAAAATCAGGTTACGCGGGCTTCCCGACACATTGAGTGGTTACAACACAATTTTAAAAACGTAAAACGGCATGCCGTAAACCTAACACCGGTATTCGACAGCCTTGTTGCCGCGCTCCCTCCCGTCGAAAACGAAGAGGAGCGTTTTATGTCCTTGGCGAACACGAGGGCACGTTTACGCATGAGCTCACTTTATTATTTTGCGGCCCTTGACGGCTACCTGGTTGCCGGAACGGGAAACAAGGTAGAAGATTTCGGCGTAGGATTTTACACCAAGTACGGGGACGGCGGTGTCGACCTTAGCCCGATTGCCGACCTATTAAAGACCCAAGTATACGAAATAGCCCGTGTTCTAGGGATTAACGACGATATTCAAAAAGCGGCACCAACAGACGGCCTGTGGGGCGATGACCGTACCGACGAAGATCAGATAGGTGCAAGCTATCCTGAACTGGAATGGGCCATGAAAATGCAGGAAGAAGGTAAAACCGCCGATGATTTTACTGGTCGTGACAAGGAAGTCTTTCTAATCTATACGAAGTTCAATTCCGCTAACCGCCACAAGATGATTCCGATACCCGTATGCGAAATACCACACAGCTTATTATAG
- a CDS encoding response regulator — protein sequence MIKVLIADNHPIIRMGVTNVLESANGFEMVGAVSTTSELFKKLESTSPDVVMLEMDIPEINGIATLRKIKKEHPNVKVLMYSGQSEDVYALSTIRAGAFGYLSKASDIDYIITAVKKVSEGNMFITNELAQRLAFDEGTQKPRRFFRKLSTREVEVLKLLASGKRNKDVAIGLNLNEKTVSTYKARLMKKLNVDNMVDLLQQAKALELY from the coding sequence ATGATAAAAGTATTAATTGCGGACAACCATCCCATTATTAGAATGGGTGTGACTAATGTTCTTGAATCTGCAAATGGGTTTGAAATGGTAGGTGCAGTATCAACGACTTCGGAACTTTTCAAAAAATTGGAAAGTACAAGTCCCGATGTCGTAATGCTGGAAATGGACATTCCTGAAATCAATGGAATAGCCACGCTAAGAAAAATCAAAAAAGAACACCCTAACGTAAAAGTGCTAATGTACAGCGGTCAATCTGAAGACGTGTATGCATTAAGTACGATTCGCGCCGGTGCCTTTGGATATCTTTCGAAAGCTTCTGACATCGATTACATTATCACTGCAGTAAAAAAAGTAAGCGAAGGTAACATGTTCATCACGAACGAACTCGCCCAACGATTGGCTTTCGACGAAGGTACACAGAAACCAAGAAGGTTCTTTAGAAAACTTTCTACACGTGAGGTGGAAGTACTGAAATTACTAGCTAGCGGGAAGCGAAACAAAGATGTTGCCATCGGTTTGAACTTAAACGAAAAAACGGTCAGCACCTATAAGGCGCGTTTGATGAAAAAGTTAAACGTAGACAATATGGTAGACCTTTTGCAACAGGCAAAAGCGTTAGAATTGTACTAA
- the dnaG gene encoding DNA primase yields MISKTTIDQVYETARLEEVIGDFVQLKKSGSNFKGLSPFSDERTPSFMVSPVKQIWKDFSSGKGGNVVAFLMEHEHFTYPEAIKYLAKKYNIEIEETERTDEQRQEADERESMYLVSEYAQKHFAQMLWESELGKAIGLSYFKERGFTEDTIKKFNLGYCLDQWDGFTKAALEEGYKLNYLEKTGLTIVKHDGQNPNNPKTFDRFKGRVMFPIHSMSGRVLGFGGRILGNDKKAAKYLNSPESDIYHKSKVLYGIYYAKQSIAKEDNCYLVEGYTDVIQFYQRGIHNVVSSSGTALTPEQIRLINRLTKNITVLFDGDAAGLRASLRGIDLILEQGMNVKVCTFPEGEDPDSFAKNNALEDVQRYLEEKSQDFIQFKAGLLAQEAANDPIKRADTVRDIVQSISKIPDAIKREIYVQECANIMKVSEGVLFSTLAQMGKKVASDTAKKQQPPQTAFDVVKNDAPEEKVDVQYLLERKIIELLLLYGDEKQEFEDLVLKENEKGDLILEPESIEAKVYEKIYLDLQDDEIELANEQFRNIYYKLIEALNQDTNFTINTFLSGLDQPLVSEISSILMEEEKYVLHSWERKDIYPKEKKKGVAQLVSETILTLRCFLIKKRMTSLQEHTKESQQDHRETLEEIMNYLQLNKLLNKKLNRVLS; encoded by the coding sequence TTGATTTCTAAAACCACAATTGACCAAGTATACGAAACTGCCCGTTTAGAAGAGGTTATCGGAGATTTTGTGCAATTGAAAAAGTCGGGGTCTAACTTTAAGGGGCTCAGCCCTTTTTCCGACGAGCGGACACCTAGTTTTATGGTGTCTCCCGTAAAACAGATCTGGAAGGATTTTAGTAGCGGAAAGGGCGGGAATGTGGTGGCCTTTTTAATGGAGCACGAACATTTTACCTATCCCGAAGCCATAAAATACTTGGCGAAAAAATACAATATAGAGATAGAGGAGACCGAACGGACCGATGAGCAACGGCAAGAGGCCGATGAGCGTGAGAGTATGTACCTGGTTTCCGAATATGCGCAGAAGCACTTTGCCCAAATGTTATGGGAGAGTGAGCTGGGCAAGGCCATTGGATTGAGTTATTTTAAGGAAAGGGGCTTTACCGAAGACACTATAAAAAAATTCAATCTTGGGTATTGTCTTGATCAGTGGGACGGTTTTACCAAGGCTGCCCTAGAGGAAGGTTACAAGCTGAACTACCTTGAGAAAACCGGACTTACCATTGTAAAACACGATGGTCAAAACCCGAATAACCCAAAAACCTTTGATCGGTTTAAGGGCCGGGTAATGTTTCCGATACATTCCATGAGCGGTAGGGTCTTAGGGTTTGGAGGGCGTATTCTTGGTAATGATAAAAAGGCCGCCAAATACCTAAATTCCCCCGAAAGCGATATCTACCACAAGAGCAAGGTGCTTTACGGAATCTATTATGCCAAACAGTCCATAGCCAAAGAAGATAATTGTTATTTGGTAGAAGGGTATACCGATGTGATACAGTTCTATCAAAGGGGAATTCACAACGTAGTATCGTCTAGTGGTACGGCCCTAACACCTGAGCAGATACGGCTGATCAATAGGTTGACAAAAAACATTACGGTTCTTTTTGATGGCGATGCTGCCGGCCTACGGGCATCTTTGCGCGGTATCGACTTAATTTTGGAACAGGGTATGAACGTTAAGGTCTGTACCTTTCCGGAAGGGGAAGACCCAGATAGTTTTGCCAAAAATAATGCCCTTGAAGATGTACAGCGCTATCTCGAGGAGAAATCACAAGACTTTATTCAGTTTAAAGCCGGTTTATTGGCTCAAGAGGCGGCCAACGATCCTATAAAGCGGGCCGATACGGTTCGCGATATCGTACAGAGTATCTCGAAGATACCCGATGCGATCAAGCGGGAGATATATGTTCAGGAATGTGCCAATATCATGAAGGTATCCGAAGGGGTGTTGTTCAGTACTTTGGCGCAAATGGGCAAGAAGGTAGCCTCTGATACCGCAAAAAAACAACAGCCTCCGCAGACGGCATTTGATGTTGTAAAGAACGATGCACCCGAAGAGAAGGTAGATGTACAATATTTGCTCGAACGTAAGATTATTGAACTGTTGTTGCTTTATGGGGATGAAAAACAAGAGTTTGAAGATTTGGTGCTCAAAGAAAACGAGAAGGGCGATCTGATACTTGAGCCTGAGTCGATAGAGGCCAAGGTATACGAAAAAATTTATTTGGACCTGCAAGATGATGAAATCGAATTGGCGAACGAGCAGTTTCGAAACATTTATTATAAACTCATCGAGGCATTGAACCAAGATACCAATTTTACGATAAATACGTTTTTAAGTGGCTTGGACCAACCGTTGGTATCGGAAATTTCCTCCATATTGATGGAAGAGGAAAAGTATGTGCTCCATAGTTGGGAAAGAAAGGATATTTACCCGAAAGAGAAGAAAAAGGGGGTGGCCCAATTGGTAAGTGAGACCATTTTGACCTTGCGTTGTTTTCTTATAAAGAAGCGGATGACGTCATTGCAAGAACATACGAAGGAAAGCCAGCAAGACCATAGGGAAACCCTTGAGGAGATTATGAACTACCTGCAACTCAATAAGTTGTTGAACAAAAAACTGAACCGTGTGCTTTCTTGA
- a CDS encoding SIMPL domain-containing protein (The SIMPL domain is named for its presence in mouse protein SIMPL (signalling molecule that associates with mouse pelle-like kinase). Bacterial member BP26, from Brucella, was shown to assemble into a channel-like structure, while YggE from E. coli has been associated with resistance to oxidative stress.), with protein sequence MTFAQNSHPNSINVNGTYEYSITPEYSCRMVVSLNNVYYDSQTMSLEEVKSGYFEKLTKAGIKKERLKESTLYYELLGYEKEGTVIEFRTKSLDEMQKFLHVKSIGVTRSDTNFEVELSEDEMADFAKHAYEDAKSKAASIAQKIGRKIGKALYISDTNPSRISESLYYGHTDEKRLYAISVSFELL encoded by the coding sequence ATGACATTTGCACAAAACAGCCATCCGAACAGTATTAACGTCAACGGTACTTACGAATACAGTATAACACCGGAATACAGCTGTAGAATGGTCGTAAGCCTAAACAATGTGTATTACGATTCACAAACCATGAGCCTTGAAGAGGTAAAATCGGGATACTTCGAAAAACTGACGAAAGCCGGTATCAAAAAAGAGCGCCTTAAAGAATCGACCCTGTATTACGAGCTATTGGGCTACGAGAAAGAAGGTACCGTAATCGAGTTCAGGACCAAGTCCCTCGATGAAATGCAAAAATTCCTTCATGTAAAATCGATTGGCGTTACCCGTTCCGATACGAATTTTGAAGTAGAGCTAAGTGAGGACGAAATGGCCGATTTTGCAAAACACGCCTATGAAGACGCGAAGAGCAAGGCTGCATCGATTGCCCAAAAAATTGGGCGAAAAATAGGCAAGGCCTTATACATTAGCGATACCAACCCCAGCAGGATTTCAGAATCTTTGTATTACGGCCATACCGACGAGAAGAGGTTGTACGCAATCTCCGTATCGTTTGAGCTCTTATAA